ATCCGCTTACCGCGCTTGGCGTACGGCACCCCCATCAGGTCGTAGTCCTCGGGCCACGGGCTGGTACCGACGCCGAGTCCCAACCGGTTGTCGAACAGCGCCGCCAGGGAACCGGCCTGCTTGGCCACCAGGGCGGGCGGGCGGATCGGCAGCTTGAGCACGAAGAAGTTGAACTTCAACGTCGTGGTGACCGCGGACAGCGCCGAGGCCAGGACGAACGTCTCGATCATCTCCTTGCCGTCGAGGAACTCGCGGTTGCCGTCGGGCGTGTAGGGGTACTTCGAGTCGGATTCGAAGGGATAGGCCACGCTGTCGGCCAGCGTCATCGCGTGATACCCGGCCGCCTCCGCGGCCTTGGCCAGCGGGATGTAGTAGCTGGAATCGGTCATGGCTTCCGCATAGGTGAACCGCATGACTGCGATACTAGAACACGTTCTAATTTGGGCCGCGCTAACGTGAAAATATGCCCTCCATGGCCGGACGCCTGCTGCGGACGCGGTGGCTGGTGCGCGCCCCCATCGCGCTCTACCGCGCCGGGCTCGGCTTCCTGTTCGGCCACCGCATGTTGCTGCTGGAGCATCGCGGACGCAAGACGGGCCTGCCCCGGTACGTGGTCCTGGAGGTCGCCGACCGCCCCGGCCCGCAGTGCTACGTGGTCCCCTCCGGATTCGGCGAAACCTCGCAGTGGTACCGCAATGTGCTGGCAGATCCGCGAGTCAAGGTCAGCGTCGGGACCCGGCGCGCGGTGCCCGCCACGGCGCGCGCCATGACCCGCGAGGAGTCCGAGGCGACGCTGGCCGGCTACCAGCGCCGGCACCCGCTGACCTGGCGGCTCCTGGCGCCGGCGATGCAGGAGGCGCTGGGCGCCGACGACCTCGCGGTGCCGATGGTGGAGCTGAACCTCGATCCGCGCTGATCAGTCGATGGCGAACGGGGGCCGACCGATTCCGGTGACGGTGTAGGCGCCCCAGGGGGTGCGCTCCAACAACCGGGCCGACGCGCTGCTGGTGCCGGTCGACACCGTCACCGAGCGTTGCTTGAGCGCCCCGTCGGGAAGTTCCCCGGCCACGGAGCCCCGCCAGTGATACTGGCCGTCGATCGCGTCGAGGTGCCCGGACAGCCGCGCGTGCACGGCGATGTCGCCGTCGGCCAGGGTCAGGGTGGCCGAGCCGTCGTAGACATGCTCGTCGGAGGGGACCGACCCGGTCAGGTAGAACTTGGTCGCGAGCGGACGCAGCGGCCGGCGCCGCAACCGCAGCCGCGCTCTGGCCTCGATCCGGGTGGACCCGGAACGCTCGAGCAGCTCGAGGCACTGGGCCACGAGCCTCGACTGCGCCGCGCGGTCCGGGCCGGGAATCCGGAAATAGTTCGGCATGC
This DNA window, taken from Mycolicibacterium sp. MU0050, encodes the following:
- a CDS encoding nitroreductase family deazaflavin-dependent oxidoreductase — translated: MPSMAGRLLRTRWLVRAPIALYRAGLGFLFGHRMLLLEHRGRKTGLPRYVVLEVADRPGPQCYVVPSGFGETSQWYRNVLADPRVKVSVGTRRAVPATARAMTREESEATLAGYQRRHPLTWRLLAPAMQEALGADDLAVPMVELNLDPR
- a CDS encoding DUF4873 domain-containing protein, which produces MTAIVLGQVSDLGPALSTLSTIEVPADRARLRDARFDTDTDSWSLTAADGRHVSARTLLDTRDSTDHTIAIHGMPNYFRIPGPDRAAQSRLVAQCLELLERSGSTRIEARARLRLRRRPLRPLATKFYLTGSVPSDEHVYDGSATLTLADGDIAVHARLSGHLDAIDGQYHWRGSVAGELPDGALKQRSVTVSTGTSSASARLLERTPWGAYTVTGIGRPPFAID